A DNA window from Anaerocolumna sp. AGMB13020 contains the following coding sequences:
- a CDS encoding rhamnogalacturonan acetylesterase translates to MNAPVETLLKVPANGTYNLKVTVTADKDTDYVILFDNRRWYQEDTVKAGEIKEHDFTVNVCDTHPFGKEYVQVEMLTVGVMGEVNYSCSYSSCDAPTLYIAGDSTVADQRAEYPYVPSATYCGWGQMFPLYLKKGFGLSNHAQSGLTTEDFKQSNWQVVKKRIRPGDFLIVEFGHNDQKKPELSANGGYRENLIYYVTEARRLGATPILCSPINRILFDENGKLINLLGAYRDTVKKVAEKMQVPFIDLWSRTTEYMEAAGPEDAWDYFWGNGTSRDYTHTNDIGGKLIAKFVAQEIKKAVVPGISDYITDAPLDTPLPKPSGKKNLAKNLNDYRTIGLVNLPELDRDITGN, encoded by the coding sequence ATGAATGCACCTGTTGAGACCTTATTAAAGGTACCTGCAAACGGTACCTATAACTTAAAAGTTACAGTTACTGCCGACAAAGATACGGATTATGTCATACTATTTGATAATCGCAGATGGTATCAGGAAGACACGGTAAAAGCCGGGGAGATCAAGGAACATGATTTTACTGTAAATGTTTGTGATACTCATCCATTTGGAAAAGAATATGTACAAGTAGAAATGCTTACGGTTGGTGTAATGGGTGAAGTGAATTACAGCTGTTCCTATAGTTCCTGTGATGCCCCCACCTTATATATCGCTGGTGATTCTACCGTTGCCGATCAGAGAGCAGAATACCCTTATGTACCTTCTGCCACCTATTGCGGCTGGGGACAGATGTTTCCACTATATCTAAAAAAGGGCTTTGGGCTTTCCAATCATGCACAATCAGGGCTTACTACAGAAGATTTTAAGCAGTCCAACTGGCAGGTCGTTAAGAAAAGAATAAGACCAGGCGATTTCCTGATAGTGGAATTTGGTCATAATGATCAGAAAAAACCGGAGCTTTCTGCTAACGGAGGTTACAGAGAGAATCTGATCTACTATGTTACAGAGGCCAGAAGACTTGGTGCAACCCCAATTCTTTGCTCACCAATAAATCGCATCTTATTTGATGAAAACGGCAAGTTAATCAATCTCCTGGGCGCCTATCGAGATACTGTCAAAAAAGTAGCAGAAAAAATGCAGGTTCCTTTTATCGATTTATGGTCCCGGACTACTGAATATATGGAAGCTGCCGGCCCCGAAGATGCCTGGGATTATTTCTGGGGTAATGGTACTTCGAGAGATTATACTCACACCAATGATATTGGCGGTAAGTTAATTGCGAAATTTGTAGCACAGGAAATAAAGAAAGCAGTAGTTCCTGGTATCAGCGATTATATTACGGATGCACCCCTTGATACACCGCTTCCCAAGCCCTCCGGTAAGAAAAATCTGGCAAAAAATCTAAACGATTACCGTACGATTGGTCTTGTCAATCTGCCGGAACTGGACAGGGATATAACCGGGAACTAA
- a CDS encoding methyl-accepting chemotaxis protein, with translation MKKPSSKNVSVKTKLILYFTILILLSCCALGFISNKVASDIILKEAENNMMELAEDAAKLQNSRLETQIGTLKTLSFFDELRSMDWVKQQPVLQSVLKETDFTELGIIQLDGSISYANSADTKIVLQEGDPLRKALAGEEAINFTISPVTGELVLVQAVPIENNGQVTGALLGRLDGSTLSKLAEDTGYGTTGYGYIIDGTGTIIGHKDLELVTNRYNAIEEEKTDKSAAALAATLKSAISKEKGNGYYSFNGGYQYVGFAEIPGTEWTFILAAGKSEILQPIKTLQIYIILIVILVLVISAVIAFIIGTSIAKPIIGTSNYARKIAALDLSENINEKFRSRKDEIGDLADSLLGITNGFRVIIREITASSEQVSLASNVLTETSQQTAIAAEEVSKTVEEIAQGASEQAKHTETGSHKAIQLGETIEKVQSLILDVHTSTGKATEVVKTGLKEMDTLSRITEENTAAVEAIYEVIMKSNDSSRQISEASNVIESIAAQTNLLSLNAAIEAARAGEAGKGFAVVAEEIRKLAEQSSVSTKVINEIIEDLQKNTENAVQTIVRVSAITEEQSGSVKNSRNQYKSIAESMETSTDAVTSLSTAGDEMNNMRQTILEVLENLSAIAQENAAASEEASASTEEQTASVEEIAGASDNLTELAIKLHSLIAKFKL, from the coding sequence ATGAAAAAGCCTAGCAGTAAAAATGTAAGTGTGAAGACAAAATTAATACTCTATTTTACTATCTTAATATTACTCTCATGTTGTGCATTAGGTTTTATCAGTAATAAAGTTGCTAGTGATATTATTTTAAAGGAAGCGGAGAATAACATGATGGAACTTGCTGAAGATGCCGCAAAGTTGCAGAACAGCAGGCTTGAGACACAAATAGGGACGCTTAAGACCCTTTCCTTCTTCGATGAACTAAGGTCCATGGACTGGGTTAAGCAGCAGCCGGTGCTTCAAAGTGTACTGAAAGAAACAGATTTTACGGAGCTTGGTATCATTCAGCTTGATGGGAGCATTTCTTATGCTAACAGCGCGGATACGAAAATAGTACTTCAGGAAGGTGATCCTTTAAGGAAGGCGTTAGCAGGGGAAGAGGCGATTAATTTTACGATTAGCCCGGTAACGGGTGAACTTGTGCTGGTGCAGGCAGTACCAATCGAAAATAATGGTCAGGTTACAGGCGCCTTATTAGGACGACTGGATGGAAGTACTCTGAGTAAACTGGCCGAGGATACAGGTTACGGTACTACCGGCTATGGATATATCATTGACGGAACAGGAACAATTATTGGACATAAAGACCTGGAGCTGGTAACGAATCGTTATAATGCCATCGAAGAAGAAAAGACAGATAAAAGTGCGGCAGCCCTGGCAGCGACCTTAAAGTCAGCGATCTCGAAAGAAAAAGGCAATGGTTATTACAGTTTCAATGGAGGATATCAGTATGTTGGATTTGCTGAAATTCCCGGAACAGAATGGACCTTCATACTGGCAGCGGGAAAAAGTGAAATATTACAACCTATAAAAACCCTTCAGATTTATATTATCCTGATTGTTATCCTGGTGCTGGTAATCAGTGCAGTGATTGCTTTTATTATAGGTACTTCGATAGCGAAACCAATCATAGGTACAAGCAACTATGCAAGAAAGATTGCTGCCTTGGACCTGTCAGAGAATATAAACGAGAAGTTTAGAAGCAGAAAGGATGAAATCGGTGATCTGGCAGATTCTTTGCTTGGTATTACCAATGGTTTCAGGGTAATCATAAGAGAAATTACGGCTTCATCAGAACAGGTATCGCTTGCCTCAAATGTACTGACCGAAACGTCTCAGCAGACAGCAATTGCTGCGGAAGAAGTATCAAAAACCGTAGAAGAAATTGCACAAGGTGCCTCAGAACAGGCGAAGCATACGGAAACAGGATCACATAAGGCAATACAGCTTGGTGAAACCATAGAAAAGGTTCAAAGTTTAATTCTGGACGTACATACTTCTACCGGAAAAGCAACAGAAGTAGTTAAGACGGGCTTAAAGGAAATGGATACCCTTAGCAGGATAACCGAAGAAAATACTGCTGCTGTAGAAGCTATCTATGAAGTCATAATGAAATCCAATGATAGTTCCAGACAAATCAGTGAAGCAAGCAATGTTATCGAGTCCATTGCAGCACAGACCAACCTGTTGTCCTTAAATGCTGCTATTGAAGCGGCCAGAGCAGGAGAAGCCGGAAAAGGATTTGCAGTGGTAGCAGAGGAAATCAGAAAGTTAGCGGAACAATCTTCTGTCTCTACCAAAGTTATAAATGAAATTATAGAAGATTTACAAAAGAATACGGAGAATGCGGTTCAGACGATTGTAAGGGTCTCTGCAATAACCGAAGAACAGTCAGGCAGTGTGAAAAACAGCAGGAATCAATATAAAAGTATTGCAGAATCCATGGAAACCTCTACAGATGCAGTGACTAGCTTAAGTACTGCCGGTGATGAAATGAATAATATGAGACAGACAATACTGGAAGTCTTAGAGAATCTTTCTGCTATTGCTCAGGAGAATGCAGCTGCATCAGAAGAAGCATCTGCCTCAACCGAAGAACAGACTGCATCTGTTGAGGAAATCGCAGGTGCAAGTGATAACCTAACGGAGCTGGCTATAAAACTACATTCTTTAATTGCTAAATTTAAATTATAA
- a CDS encoding helix-turn-helix transcriptional regulator produces the protein MYNEMTFGKCLKFLLATVHLPMSQLAKAINVDNSLVSHWVHERRFPSSQYINSITEFLSRNIMDSLQLKMVDELFYSLKVNEKITEITIKEKLHIMLQASLNYSLACRTEKKSASESKSDASFLNSIDLSSSDKLIYGITNVFTAGISLIESARTYCRKENNVIYLTYHNVLDNSFFSDNRLSYLKEILLEVIKNNWQVTFLLTLDSNVERAVRLISFIFPLLKTGKVNLYSLTNNDSFMTGKELYVISGIGALSCFPTDAYTGINCAFYLKSKSAVDVLTNYIKLLINNNSNNIVKYYNQETKDAFFFKLTDSNEQLGNHYCYNNSFSKLLIPIRLYQKFLEQTDLSLEEKKLSYYYYEKQFKGFLKNLSHHICTEIYFTSAFENLCKNNIIFLYTYTGIKIIHASKRDIIDYLEYAISIINQYDNYQIAVIYQNMVGLEKNIALSIKERKEIFFYVYGKSRAVDTILSLDDPVMVKAFVEYYKYLWQKISPLNKDKKDIVLLLESYIQMLNKELR, from the coding sequence TTGTATAATGAAATGACTTTTGGTAAGTGCCTTAAATTCTTACTCGCCACCGTTCACCTTCCAATGAGCCAGTTAGCAAAAGCTATAAATGTGGATAATTCACTTGTCAGCCATTGGGTACATGAGAGAAGATTTCCTTCAAGCCAGTATATCAACAGCATTACAGAATTTCTTTCGAGAAATATAATGGATTCCTTACAGCTTAAGATGGTAGACGAGTTATTTTATAGTCTGAAGGTCAATGAGAAAATTACCGAGATTACGATAAAAGAAAAATTACATATCATGCTGCAGGCATCCTTAAATTATTCCCTTGCCTGTCGGACAGAAAAGAAAAGTGCTTCAGAAAGTAAAAGCGATGCCTCTTTTTTAAACTCCATTGATTTGTCCAGCAGCGATAAATTAATCTATGGTATAACCAATGTATTTACTGCTGGTATTTCCCTGATAGAATCAGCCAGAACCTACTGCCGTAAAGAGAATAATGTCATTTATCTGACCTATCATAATGTTCTTGATAACTCCTTTTTCTCTGATAACCGATTAAGCTATCTAAAAGAGATTTTGTTAGAGGTTATAAAGAATAACTGGCAGGTTACTTTTTTACTTACATTGGACAGCAATGTGGAGCGTGCAGTCAGATTAATCAGTTTTATATTCCCCTTACTTAAAACAGGGAAAGTCAATCTTTATAGCCTGACAAATAACGATAGTTTTATGACCGGTAAAGAATTATATGTTATATCCGGCATAGGTGCCTTGTCATGTTTCCCCACTGATGCCTACACCGGCATCAATTGTGCTTTCTATCTAAAAAGTAAATCAGCAGTTGACGTACTGACCAACTATATAAAATTATTAATCAATAACAATTCCAATAATATTGTCAAGTATTATAATCAGGAAACGAAAGATGCTTTCTTCTTCAAATTAACAGATTCAAATGAACAGCTGGGAAACCATTATTGCTATAACAACAGCTTCAGCAAACTGCTGATACCAATCCGGTTATATCAGAAATTCTTAGAACAGACAGATTTATCACTAGAGGAAAAAAAACTTTCATACTATTACTATGAGAAGCAATTCAAAGGTTTCCTAAAAAACCTGAGTCATCATATATGTACCGAGATATATTTCACCTCAGCTTTTGAAAATTTATGTAAAAATAATATTATATTTCTCTACACCTATACCGGTATAAAAATAATACATGCAAGTAAACGGGATATTATTGACTATCTGGAATATGCCATATCGATTATAAATCAATATGATAACTATCAAATAGCAGTTATTTATCAGAATATGGTTGGCTTAGAGAAAAATATAGCCTTATCCATAAAGGAACGCAAAGAGATATTTTTCTATGTGTATGGAAAGAGCAGGGCAGTTGATACAATTCTCTCACTTGATGACCCTGTCATGGTTAAAGCCTTTGTAGAATATTACAAGTATCTATGGCAGAAGATTTCTCCTCTTAACAAAGACAAGAAAGATATTGTACTCTTGCTTGAAAGCTATATCCAGATGCTTAACAAGGAGCTAAGGTAA
- a CDS encoding VOC family protein, which produces MKFTLGHVLIKTNDFREAVKDFEKLGFTVTFGSCEEKATNALIYFSDESFLELYDANMGKLKPLVPFILNIAGLFDKARADRYRNYTSSGEGVNEYALDSNPKSDFHNNVQELRNRGYEISKNYSLKRIDLAGNELHWEMALSKDWHLPFFMSAYEPELPKDRRQLTHENGAVGIKRLAIAVDNLSHYEEKYNQIFGQGVKLGKGIFYHLGKQEIYIYPGSSYEIQEIWLLGNKDCRLEPYLTHGAKIFMTKE; this is translated from the coding sequence ATGAAATTTACATTAGGCCATGTATTAATAAAAACCAATGATTTTAGAGAGGCTGTGAAGGATTTTGAAAAGCTGGGATTTACAGTGACCTTTGGCAGCTGTGAAGAGAAGGCGACCAATGCCCTTATTTATTTTTCAGACGAGTCTTTTCTTGAACTCTACGATGCCAATATGGGGAAGCTTAAACCACTGGTTCCCTTTATTTTAAATATAGCTGGTCTTTTTGACAAAGCAAGAGCAGACCGTTATCGGAACTATACATCTTCTGGGGAGGGGGTTAACGAATATGCCCTTGACAGTAATCCGAAATCAGACTTTCATAACAATGTACAGGAACTAAGAAACCGTGGTTATGAAATTTCAAAGAACTATTCCTTGAAACGCATTGACCTTGCAGGGAATGAGCTTCATTGGGAAATGGCACTTTCAAAGGACTGGCACCTGCCCTTTTTTATGAGTGCCTATGAACCGGAACTGCCGAAAGACAGAAGGCAATTAACACATGAAAACGGTGCAGTGGGTATAAAAAGACTTGCAATAGCAGTAGATAATCTCAGCCATTATGAAGAAAAATACAATCAGATATTTGGACAAGGTGTAAAGCTTGGAAAAGGAATCTTCTATCACCTGGGGAAGCAGGAAATCTATATATACCCTGGCAGCAGTTATGAGATTCAGGAAATCTGGCTGTTGGGAAATAAAGATTGCAGGTTGGAGCCTTATCTCACCCATGGCGCTAAGATCTTCATGACGAAAGAATAA